Part of the Cytobacillus sp. IB215665 genome, ATTAGATGAAATTGAAAAAGCACACCCTGATGTGCAACATATGTTTCTTCAAATTTTAGAAGATGGCCGTCTTACTGATAGCCAAGGTAGAACAGTTAGCTTCAAAGATACAGTAATTATTATGACCAGCAATGCTGGAACAACACATAAAACTATTACAGTAGGCTTTGAACATAGCGGGACTGATGCTATTAAAGAAAGTAACATTCTAAATACGTTAGGTTCATTCTTTAAACCAGAATTTTTGAACAGATTTGATAGCATTATTGAATTCAATCAATTGGAAAAAGCACAGTTACAAAAAATAGTAGAGCTATTAATTTCAGAACTAGAGCAAACATTAAAGGATCAAAATTTAATATTAACTGTTTCACCAGAAGCAATTGAAAAAATTGCTGAATTAGGCTATCACCCTCAATTTGGAGCTCGACCACTTCGTCGAGTCATCCAAGAACAGCTTGAAGATCTAATCGCTGATTTACTGCTCGAAAAGGAAGGTGTTACAGAGTTCCACACAGTTATAAAAGCAGAAAAAATAGCAGTTAAGCCAGTAGAGAAACAAATTGTATAAGTCTAAATACTAAAATCAACTTTTTAGTAGCATCTCACAACAACAATATGAAGTAAGTGAATAATTAATGCAGCTTCGAACTAAGAAAAACAATATATATAACTAGTATACGTGTCGCCTTTTTTTATAATAAGACGATGACAGTCGTATATAACACCATCTAGCTTTTATAATTTTAGCAACAAAGTTTCACTAAAGCCTCTCCTTAATAGAATGGAAGATTAAATGCTAAATTTGTACCGTATAGAAGAGAACATTCTCTCTATACGGTATTTTTTATTGTTAATCTTTTTCCTATCATATAATAATTAGCTCTCTTGTTGAATGTGTTAATCGCTCACTACCGTTATCTGTTATGACAATGTCATCTTCAATTCTTACGCCACCAAGATGAGGAATATAAATTCCAGGTTCTACAGTTATAATCATGTTTGGGTGTAAAACATGATCAGCTATGGTTGATAAAAAAGGAAGTTCATGTAAATCTAAACCAAGACCATGACCAGTCCCGTGACCAAAATACTCTCCATAACCTCTTTCAGTAATGTAATCTCTAACAATTTTATCACCCGCTTTACATGATAAACCTGGCTTCATTCCTTTTACACCTAACGACAGTGCCTCTTTAACGATAGAATAAATTTCTTTTAATTGTTCATCAGGCTCACCTATAGCAATCGTACGAGTAATATCTGATCGATATCCATTATAAAGAGCTCCAAAGTCTAGCGTTACCATCTCTCCATACTCAATAATCTTTGGGCTGGCAACACCGTGTGGAAATGCAGACCGATACCCCGATGCTACTATCGTATCAAATGATGATGAGTCTGCTCCTTGCTTTCGCATAAATATTTCTAATTCATTAGCTACCTCTTTCTCGCTAATACCTGGGCGTATATAATTTAGTATATGATTAAATGCCCTATCAGCAATCTTCGCTGCTGTTTTAATCGTATCAATTTCTTCATCTGTTTTTAT contains:
- a CDS encoding aminopeptidase P family protein, with protein sequence MDKHKELRKLLLELNLDGLLITSAQNRRYITGFTGSAGVVLISADEAKLHVDFRYVEQATKQATGFDIVKHKSNTINEITNSVSMQSELMGIKKLGFEQEHLSFGAYKKYEETLSPQLVPTSGIIEKLRMIKTDEEIDTIKTAAKIADRAFNHILNYIRPGISEKEVANELEIFMRKQGADSSSFDTIVASGYRSAFPHGVASPKIIEYGEMVTLDFGALYNGYRSDITRTIAIGEPDEQLKEIYSIVKEALSLGVKGMKPGLSCKAGDKIVRDYITERGYGEYFGHGTGHGLGLDLHELPFLSTIADHVLHPNMIITVEPGIYIPHLGGVRIEDDIVITDNGSERLTHSTRELIII